Genomic DNA from Bacillus oleivorans:
CACATACAGAACGGTTGAGGTGAATAAATATTTCTTAACAAAAAAAGATTTTAAGACTGTCCCAGCAATCGCGATTCCCCAAATTATCCCAAAAATCGTCCATCCAAGCCATCCTTGAATGACTACAAATAAAAAGGGGGTATAGGTTCCTGCGATGAAGAAATAAATGGAGGAGTGGTCCATTATTTCAAAAAAATCTTTCACTTTGCCTTCCGGAAAACTGTGCAAAAGGGTGGAACAAGTATATAGTAAAACCATAGAAGAACCGTATAAGGTAAAGCTAACGACATGCCATGCTGTTCCATAAATAGATGCGTACACAATTAAAATTATCAAGGCTGCGATACTTAAGGCAGCACCAATGGCATGTGTGATGGAATTGGCGATTTCTTCTTTTTTTGAGAATGTATGAGTAAAGGCCATGTTTTGACCTCCTGTATGCAAATTTCATTATTTTCTTCTATTGTACACTACTTTCGCCATACATAATAAGACGTTAAACCTTGAGGAAAAAACTAACCTTTGAAAGATGGAAGGGGAAAAGAAATGAATACAGGCTTATTAGGAGAAAAAATAAAAGAAATAAAAGAACAATGCGCTGGCAGATTAAGTGTTTTGATTGATATTGGCGAGCAAAAAATAGAAGCCGACAGTGAACAAATCTTTTTATCAGCCAGTCTCATTAAAATTCCTATTTTAATAGCAGGCTTTCGTCAAGTTGAACAAAAAATACTGGATCCGGCTGAATTAATTTATGTGCCAAGGGATGAAAAAGTAGGAGGTTCGGGTGTATTAGCCACATTTTCTGACCCTGTCCATTTAACCGTTCGGGATTTACTGACTTTAATGATTACAGTCTCCGATAATACAGCTACTAATATCTTAATTGACCTGATTGGGTTAGAAGCGATTCAATCTTGTATAAAGGACTTAGACTTGAAATCTACTATACTCAATCGAAAATTGATGGATATTGAATCAAAAGAAAAAGGAATTGAGAACTCTACCAGTGCAAGTGATATCGTAAACTGTTTAAAAGCTATTCACAGGGGATCTTTTTTATCACACAACAGCACTCAGGCGGTTCTTTCCATAATGGCTCAGCAGCAATTCACCCATAAGCTCCCAGCCTATGTCGATACGGAAAAAGTAAAAGTTTTTAACAAAACAGGAGAGTTAGATGGGGCAGAACATGACTGTATGATTTTAACTTTTGGAGAAAAAACGGCGTACGTTGCAGTCTTAACAGACCAACTAGAACATAATGAATCGGGCCGGCAAACAATCAGACAAATTGGAAAACATGTGTATGACTGTCTAATTTCCTAATGATACAAAAAGGTCAGACCCTTAAATTTTTTAGAGAAGGTCTGACCCCACTTTATTTTAATGCTACAATTACTACTGATTGTCCCTGAAAGGACAGCACATTTTCTTCCTCCGACTCCACACTGAAAAATCCCTTTATGTCTTTATCTGATGAAAGGATCCATTCGTTTAATTCTTTCACTTTTTCCGAAGGCA
This window encodes:
- the trhA gene encoding PAQR family membrane homeostasis protein TrhA is translated as MAFTHTFSKKEEIANSITHAIGAALSIAALIILIVYASIYGTAWHVVSFTLYGSSMVLLYTCSTLLHSFPEGKVKDFFEIMDHSSIYFFIAGTYTPFLFVVIQGWLGWTIFGIIWGIAIAGTVLKSFFVKKYLFTSTVLYVVMGWVIVFAWKPLTDSLAAEGILLLVIGGILYTIGSIFYVWRGFAYHHAVWHLFVMAGTALHFFCVLLYVLPIQ
- a CDS encoding serine hydrolase, with amino-acid sequence MNTGLLGEKIKEIKEQCAGRLSVLIDIGEQKIEADSEQIFLSASLIKIPILIAGFRQVEQKILDPAELIYVPRDEKVGGSGVLATFSDPVHLTVRDLLTLMITVSDNTATNILIDLIGLEAIQSCIKDLDLKSTILNRKLMDIESKEKGIENSTSASDIVNCLKAIHRGSFLSHNSTQAVLSIMAQQQFTHKLPAYVDTEKVKVFNKTGELDGAEHDCMILTFGEKTAYVAVLTDQLEHNESGRQTIRQIGKHVYDCLIS